A DNA window from Nyctibius grandis isolate bNycGra1 chromosome 25, bNycGra1.pri, whole genome shotgun sequence contains the following coding sequences:
- the LOC137673530 gene encoding transmembrane protein 45B-like: MHTERKERGLGGENETIPRHCLSLQVQQASPMPTSFLGSALRGTFFFIFGLWWSVRYPLKYLRRKANAESRPSYGVQRVEVFEGAVKAFFALAGILAEQFVPAGPHLQLYSPQTHSWADLTPWHYTTMYLFFLLSGIVDIVSHSVVKLPLGLDRLSLSVALFIEGLLFCFRDYSDAALDHHLHSLLAMAIFAGALCALLEVFIRDHIILETFRTSSFLLQGSWLWQIGFVLSPPWGGPGWDQTDSSNFTFLTMCFCWHFAGTLVVLAANSAASHCCNESCQLKFGDIDVELDCGMCIRKGSKSSNGALLPESTSDDK, encoded by the exons ATGCatacagagaggaaggagagaggtcTTGGTGGAGAAAACGAGACCATCCCAAG GCACTGTTTGTCCTTGCAGGTCCAGCAAGCGAGCCCGATGCCAACGAGTTTCCTCGGCAGTGCCCTCCGGGGCACcttcttcttcatttttggtCTCTGGTGGTCTGTGCGATACCCCCTGAAGTATCTCAGGCGGAAAGCCAACGCCGAGAGCCGGCCAAGCTATGGGGTCCAGCGCGTGGAAGTCTTCGAAGGGGCAGTCAAAGCTTTCTTTGCTCTAGCAG ggATATTGGCCGAGCAGTTTGTCCCCGCCGGTCCCCACCTGCAGCTGTACAGCCCCCAGACGCACAGCTGGGCAGACCTCACCCCCTGGCACTACACCACCATgtacctcttcttcctcctctctggcaTCGTGGACATCGTCTCGCACTCCGTGGTCAAGCTGCCGCTTGGCTTAGATCGACTCTCGCTGTCTGTGGCTCTGTTCATTGAAG GTTTGCTCTTCTGTTTCCGTGACTACAGCGATGCTGCGTTGGACCACCACCTCCATTCCCTGCTGGCCATGGCTATCTTTGCTGGAGCCCTCTGTGCCCTCTTAGAGGTGTTCATCCGAGATCACATCATCCTGGAGACCTTCAGGAccagctccttccttctccagggCTCTTGGCTCTGGCAG ATTGGGTTTGTGCTGTCCCCTCCGTGGGGAGGACCAGGCTGGGATCAGACTGACAGCAGCAACTTCACGTTCCTCACCATGTGCTTCTGCTGGCACTTCGCGGGCACTCTCGTTGTCTTGGCAGCAAATTCTGCTGCATCTCACTG ctgcaacgAGTCCTGCCAGCTGAAATTCGGGGACATCGACGTGGAGCTGGACTGCGGCATGTGCATCCGCAAAGGCAGCAAGAGCTCCAACGGCGCCCTGCTGCCGGAGAGCACCTCGGACGACAAATGA